From a single Alloactinosynnema sp. L-07 genomic region:
- a CDS encoding acetyl-CoA C-acetyltransferase: MAYVIDALRTPTARRGGALSTVHPMDLGAHVLRALLGRVDVDPAAVDDVIFGCVDTIGPQAGDIARLSWLAAGLPDEVPGVTVDRQCGSSQQALHFAAQAVLSGTADLVVAGGVQSMSQIPIGSAMTVGQQFGFPTPMSGSSGWDARYGAEEVDQFRAADLIAEKWAISRDDLEEFALTSHQRAAAAIDAGRFDREIVPVGEFGVDEGPRRDTSLAKMAGLKPLREGGITTAAMASQISDAASAVLIASERAVEIHGLTPRARIHHLSARGDDPVFMLTAPIRATRFALDRAGMSLDQIDLFEVNEAFASVPLAWLRDLGADPAKLNVNGGGIALGHPIGATGTKLFTTLLHELERTGGRFGLQTMCEGGGQANVTIVERLG; encoded by the coding sequence ATGGCCTACGTGATCGATGCCCTGCGCACCCCGACCGCTCGCCGCGGCGGCGCGCTCAGCACCGTGCACCCGATGGACCTGGGCGCGCACGTGCTGCGGGCGCTGCTCGGCCGGGTCGACGTCGACCCCGCCGCGGTGGACGACGTGATCTTCGGGTGTGTCGACACGATCGGCCCGCAGGCAGGCGACATCGCGCGGCTGTCGTGGCTGGCCGCCGGGCTGCCCGACGAGGTGCCGGGGGTGACCGTCGACCGGCAGTGCGGGTCGAGCCAGCAGGCGCTGCACTTCGCCGCGCAGGCCGTGCTCAGCGGCACCGCCGACCTCGTGGTCGCAGGCGGGGTGCAGAGCATGAGCCAGATCCCCATCGGCTCGGCGATGACCGTCGGACAGCAGTTCGGCTTCCCGACCCCCATGTCCGGTTCCTCCGGGTGGGACGCCCGCTACGGCGCCGAGGAGGTCGACCAGTTCCGCGCGGCCGACCTGATCGCCGAGAAGTGGGCGATCAGCCGCGACGACCTGGAGGAATTCGCGCTGACCAGCCACCAGCGCGCGGCCGCTGCCATCGACGCGGGCCGGTTCGACCGCGAGATAGTCCCGGTCGGCGAGTTCGGCGTCGATGAGGGCCCGCGCCGCGACACGTCCCTGGCGAAGATGGCCGGGCTCAAGCCGCTGCGCGAGGGCGGGATCACCACCGCCGCCATGGCCAGCCAGATCTCCGACGCGGCGAGCGCGGTGCTGATCGCCTCCGAACGCGCCGTCGAGATCCATGGCCTGACGCCGCGTGCCCGCATCCACCATCTCTCGGCGCGCGGCGACGACCCCGTGTTCATGCTGACCGCGCCGATCCGCGCGACCCGATTCGCGCTGGACCGGGCCGGGATGTCGCTGGACCAGATCGACTTGTTCGAGGTCAATGAGGCCTTCGCGAGCGTGCCGCTGGCCTGGCTACGCGACCTGGGCGCCGACCCGGCCAAGCTCAACGTCAACGGCGGCGGCATCGCCCTCGGCCACCCGATCGGCGCGACCGGGACCAAGCTGTTCACCACGCTGCTGCACGAGCTGGAGCGCACCGGCGGGCGGTTCGGACTGCAAACCATGTGCGAGGGCGGTGGCCAAGCTAACGTGACGATCGTCGAACGGCTCGGCTGA
- a CDS encoding serine/threonine-protein kinase — protein MSCVHGNATFEECRVIEEGQLVADRYRLLETIGSGAMGVVWRAKDERLGRIIAVKHLHVRTGLSEAQTDEARRRAMREARIAARLQHRNAIAMLDVAEQDGDPFLIMEFLASKSLSAVLAERGTLPPDQVAAIGSQVAAALAAAHAAGIVHRDVKPGNILLADEGTVKITDFGISRALGDATITETGMLAGTPAYLAPEIARGKDPSHASDVFSLGATLYHAIEGSPPFGLNPNPLALLHAVAKGHVDPPRNGGSLTPTLMSLLRSEPAHRPTMAEAATTLAAPTAPLPMADPDTVDLRDSRLPELRMSDLHARTAVGVRSLDPRTPQRPVGVRTGPRPDPRGSFVPVEATAPVRRVPTDRPAPPPRRGVPVLVWILAAVLVLGGVVTFIVVNSDKGGAGTVATQSSTTPPTTVSTTVAQAEKVTNYSAAGQKVIDYFGDATPDARWEMLGPNGKAAFADRAAFDAYWAKFQYVSSRQARVTGENPDGSVMVSVEVTGKASSGDDVRKRTVKVILVGGQYFIDSDSK, from the coding sequence GTGTCGTGTGTTCACGGGAACGCCACATTCGAGGAGTGCCGGGTCATCGAAGAGGGTCAGCTCGTCGCGGATCGCTACCGCCTGCTGGAGACCATCGGCAGCGGCGCCATGGGCGTCGTCTGGCGGGCCAAGGATGAGCGCCTCGGGCGGATCATCGCGGTCAAGCACCTGCACGTCCGCACCGGCCTGAGTGAGGCGCAGACCGACGAGGCGCGCAGGCGCGCGATGCGCGAGGCACGCATCGCCGCGCGGCTGCAGCACCGCAACGCCATCGCCATGCTCGACGTCGCCGAGCAGGACGGCGACCCCTTCCTGATCATGGAGTTCTTGGCCTCGAAGAGCCTGTCGGCGGTGCTGGCCGAGCGCGGCACGCTGCCGCCGGACCAGGTCGCCGCCATCGGCTCCCAGGTCGCCGCCGCCCTCGCCGCCGCGCACGCGGCCGGGATCGTGCACCGCGACGTCAAGCCCGGCAACATCCTGCTCGCCGACGAGGGCACGGTGAAGATCACCGACTTCGGCATCTCCCGCGCGCTCGGCGACGCCACGATCACCGAGACCGGGATGCTCGCGGGCACCCCGGCCTACCTGGCACCGGAGATCGCCCGCGGCAAGGACCCCAGCCACGCCTCGGACGTGTTCTCCTTGGGCGCCACGCTCTATCACGCCATCGAGGGCTCGCCGCCGTTCGGCCTGAACCCGAATCCGCTGGCCCTGCTGCACGCCGTGGCCAAAGGCCACGTCGACCCGCCGCGCAACGGCGGATCGCTGACGCCGACCCTGATGTCGCTCTTGCGGTCCGAGCCCGCGCACCGGCCCACCATGGCCGAGGCCGCCACCACGCTGGCCGCGCCGACCGCGCCGCTGCCCATGGCCGACCCGGACACCGTCGACCTGCGCGACTCCCGGCTGCCCGAGCTGCGCATGTCCGATCTGCACGCCCGTACCGCGGTCGGTGTGCGCTCGCTGGACCCGCGAACGCCCCAGCGCCCGGTCGGCGTCCGGACCGGACCGCGACCTGACCCGCGGGGTTCCTTCGTTCCCGTCGAGGCCACCGCGCCCGTCCGGCGGGTGCCGACCGATCGCCCGGCGCCGCCGCCGCGCCGCGGGGTGCCGGTGCTGGTCTGGATCCTCGCCGCCGTCTTGGTCCTCGGCGGCGTGGTCACGTTCATCGTGGTCAATTCCGACAAGGGTGGGGCCGGGACCGTAGCCACGCAGTCGTCGACCACCCCGCCGACCACGGTGTCGACGACGGTCGCCCAGGCGGAGAAGGTCACCAACTACTCCGCCGCCGGGCAGAAGGTCATCGACTACTTCGGCGACGCGACGCCCGACGCGCGCTGGGAGATGCTCGGCCCCAACGGCAAGGCCGCCTTCGCCGACCGCGCCGCCTTCGACGCCTACTGGGCCAAGTTCCAGTACGTCAGCTCCCGGCAGGCGCGGGTGACCGGCGAGAACCCCGACGGATCGGTGATGGTCAGCGTCGAGGTCACCGGCAAGGCGTCCTCCGGGGACGACGTCCGCAAGCGCACCGTGAAGGTCATCCTGGTGGGCGGCCAGTACTTCATCGACTCCGACTCAAAGTGA
- a CDS encoding TetR/AcrR family transcriptional regulator — MRETSGRRAELLALAAEMFAERGFRATTVRDIADRAGILSGSLYHHFDSKESMVDEILTGFLDALFGRYEEIVALGAGPRETLEAVVVASFDAIDRRHSDVAIYQNEASYLAQFERFGYIEERNVQFHKMWSTILSDGVRNSVFRSDLDVEVAYRFLRDTVWVAVRWYTPGGALTYQDIARQYLGILLDGIATSPKE, encoded by the coding sequence ATGCGAGAGACCAGCGGCAGGCGCGCGGAACTGCTGGCCCTGGCCGCCGAGATGTTCGCCGAACGCGGCTTCCGGGCCACCACGGTCCGCGACATCGCCGACCGCGCGGGCATCCTGTCCGGCAGCCTCTACCACCACTTCGACTCCAAGGAGTCCATGGTGGACGAGATCCTGACCGGCTTCCTCGACGCGCTCTTCGGTCGCTACGAGGAGATCGTGGCCCTCGGCGCCGGGCCGCGCGAGACCCTGGAGGCCGTGGTCGTGGCGTCCTTCGATGCGATCGACCGCAGGCACTCCGACGTCGCGATCTACCAGAACGAAGCGTCGTATCTGGCCCAGTTCGAGCGCTTCGGCTACATCGAGGAGCGCAATGTCCAGTTCCACAAGATGTGGTCGACCATCCTCAGCGACGGCGTCCGTAACAGCGTGTTTCGCTCGGACCTCGACGTCGAGGTCGCCTACCGCTTCCTGCGCGACACCGTCTGGGTCGCCGTCCGCTGGTACACCCCGGGCGGCGCGCTGACCTACCAGGACATCGCCCGCCAGTACCTCGGCATCCTGCTCGACGGGATCGCCACCAGCCCTAAGGAGTAG